The genomic window AGCGGCCCATTGCAATTAGGCTCTTGTATTCGTCCTCCCGTCCCGACTCCCGAGAGGCCGACAGGCCGAAGCACACGGAGCATACCACTGCACGTTTGCACCGATCATCTCGGTGTATGGACTGCACACGACACCGGAATCCGGGTTGGTCACCGTAATCTCCCAAGACTCCAACGGCGGGGAGGCGGTGACGGGGCCCATCGTTACGTCTGCGCCTCCTGGTGGTCGCTCGCCGTAGGGATCGGAACATAACGTCAGAAATCGCTCTGTTCGTTCGgatacttctcttttttttttttttgacggacgcTCTGCTCGGATATTAACCACACAGTCGCGTCAGTTTGGTAGATCTGCTGGATTGGCTGCCGAAATCAACTGAGTAACTGTTTCTTCCTGGTTGTATTTCTGCCCTCGTTCGTCacatctccttcctcttcccagGTTTTCTAAACCGCCGGGATCGGGGTTACCACGTCCCGGCATTAAAAACCATACAAAACCGtacaaaattcatcaaaaattcaaattattttttaaatttatttgaatttaaggatgTTACCGTGGTacttatattaccgtaccccgcggTAAGCCCGATAACCGTGGTAACCGTGCGGTTACCGGCGGTAAGGTAAACCCTGCCTCTTCCTCTGTTACATGTTACGACTTGGTTATTTGCTTCGTCATTAAGCCTCTATATCATCACTGCCTCACTGGTCGATATAATCGGCAAGCAATCAACAAGGTGATAGCTTTTCTTTTCCAtgctagggtgtgtttagttggggaaaaggaaatttttaggtgtcatatcaaacgtttgaccggatgtcggaaggggctttcggacatgaataaaaaaactaaatttcagaactcacctggaaaccgcgagacgaatcttttgagactaattaagccgtcattagcacatgtgggttactgtagcacttatggctaatcatggactaattaggcttaaaagattcgtctcacgattttccccacaactgtgcaattagtttttctttttatctatatttaatgtttcatgcatgtgtccaaagattcgatgtgatgtttttggaaaaaattttgggaactaaacgggaCCTTATTTGGTTCATGTCGAAGTGTAATGTTCAAAAGGCAACGTTGAAGCTGTCCAAAAAATGTGATGTCATTGGTTTTAGAAACAGAAATGGCAGCAGCGCCAGCACTTGTGTGCGAGCCATGCTAAAACATTTTCATGAGCACCCCTAGAGTAtttctccctccattctaaaataatttctttttagaaCACAGTGCTAACATAAACGGTTGACGGGTACGTCGTTTACCACTAGAAAAACAACTAATAGTAAATAGAAGCACACCGATATCAAATCTAGTACTTAAACCCATATGGATaagttccaccacaagaaaggAGTTGGGCTACGCTCCTCTCATTTGTCTGAAAATAATTTCATGTATCAGAGGTTTTTTttgaaagagaagagaaatacattggaaaaaaataaagtagaagATAATTACATTggtatttgaaaaaataaaggATGATTTAGTCTTTTTACCTTTATATTGATATTTGAGgggtaaatgaaaaataattttaggacAGAGTAGATCGATAAGAAATGATGGCCTGTTTAGATTGGTATCATTTTAAACATATCATTGTTTgataaaattgataaatatataactgtatttagttttttttatcaaatattgaTAACACATAGGAAATTTTTGTCACATCATATTTATTTcatcttaccaaatttagtaATTATGCcaactgataaaaaaaattggtattgctaaattttgataaggttAATTTCAGTAGTAATATGAACAGACCTGATTCACATTGTTACTACTCCAATTTAGGTCAATGTTCGCTAATTTAGGCCTTTTTGGTCCTTTTGGAGCAGGTCAATGGGGAACAGGTCAATGAACCATCCCTAGAAGTATTATTTATATAGCAAATCGCGAGGGTTCTAGGCTTCCAAGCCAGATGCAAAGATGTGACTTAGGAAAAAGAGACAGATATTACATGTATCGGGATTTACTACAGTAGTGTTACACGCCATCGTATTTACTCTGGTAAACCACATGCCTCCTACTGCTAGGTGATAGCTAATCCTGGAAGTGGGTGCTAATCTCAGTATCTCGTACACTTCTACTGGTAAACCACCTGAGCAGgtgagctgctgctgcagtgcGATCATAGCAACCTTGCCGACGGAGCTGGTGTCTTCACCAATGCGACGGCACGAAGCCAcaatcggcggcgacggcgctgcgGCGCCATGGAAGGAGCAGCAGCTTGCTTCACACCGGTGGCCAGAGGCCCAAGAGGGCGCGCCGGCGTTCCCACCGTCGACGATGAGAAGGCTCGTTTACAGTGCAGCCAATGCTGCGCTCGTCGTCTTCATCATGACCGTGCCGCCAATGGTTGTCCTGTACGGCGCGCGCTCCAGCTCGCCGGCCGTCTGGATCAGCTCTGCCAACGTCGGCGGCCGAGGTAAGAAAACTAATGATTGCTGTGTTTGCATCGTTCCAATATTCCGACGAACTAATACAAGTAGCGGGCAAGTTTGATACTGAAGAAATTTTTCACAGGATCATCAAGCGACGAGTCCATCCTGCTCCTacaccggccggcggcggcgcacgacaaGCTTCTCGGCGGCCTGTTGGCTGACGGATTCGACGAGGGGTCATGCCACAGCAGGTACCAATCCGCCATGTACCGTCGAAACAACGCCGGCAAGGAGCCCTCGCCGCACCTCGTGTCCAGGCTGCGGCGGCACGAGGAGCTGCAGCGGCGGTGCGGCCCGGGCACCGCCGCGTACAGCAACGCCGTGGAGAGCCTGAGGTCGGGCAAGAGCGGCGGCATCGGGTCGCCGCCGCAGACGGAGTGCAGGTACCTGGTGTCCATATCCTACCGCGGCCTCGGCAACCGGatgctcgccgccgcgtcggcgttcCTGTACGCGATGCTCACCGACCGCGTGCTCCTCGTCGACCCCAGCAACGAGATGGGCGAGCTCTTCTGCGAGCCCTTCCCCGGCACGACGTGGCTGCTGCCGCCGGGCTTCCCGCTGACGAACTTCACCAGCTTCAGCGTCGACACCGCCGAGAGCTACGGGAACATGCTGAAGAACAAGGTGATCAcgaccgacgccgccgccggtgacgtgCCGACGCCACACCAACAGCTGCCGGCGTTCGCCTACATCCACCTCGACCACGACTACACCTTCCACGACAAGTTCTTCTTCTGCGACGACGACCAGAGCGTGCTCCGGAACGTCCCGTGGCTTGTGATGAGGACGGACAGCTACATCGTGCCGGGGCTGTTCCTCGTCACCGGATTCCAGGCGGAGCTCGACTCGCTCTTCCCGGAGACGGACGCCGTGTTCCACCACCTCGCACGGTACCTGTTCCACCCGAACAACCACATCTGGGGTCTCGTCACGCGCTACTACGACGCCTACctcgcgacggcgcggcagcgagtCGGCGTCCAGGTGCGCGTCTTCGGCGCGCGGCAGGAGTCGCCCAAGGTCCTGGAACAGATCACCGCGTGCGCGCACATGGAGAATCTGCTCCCGGACGTGATCACCACCGGagaaccggcggcgacgacgcgccgccgcctgaaGCCCAAAGCCGTGCTCGTCACCTCCCTCACGTCGTGGTACTACGAGAAGCTCAAGGGCATGTACTGGGAGCGCGCGACGGCCACCGGCGAGGCGGTGGGCGTGCACCAGCCGAGCCACGAGGAGTACCAGCGGTTCGGCTCCGGGTCGCACGACGCCAAGGCGTGCGCCGAGATATACCTGCTCAGCCTCTCCGACGCGCTGGTGACCAGCGGGTGGTCGACGTTCGGGTACGTGGCGCAGGGGCTCGCCGGGCTGACGCCGCGGGTGATGTACAAGCCGGCGAACGAGTCGTCCGCCGTGCCCGACCCGCCGTGCCGCCGGGACGTGTCCATGGAGCCGTGCTTCCTCACGCCGCCGTACAACAACTGCAGGATGAAGCGAAGCGCGCACTCCGGGAAGGTTGTGGCGCACGTCAAGAACTGCCACGACGTGCCATGGGGGCTGAAGCTCGTTCGTCGTGTCGAGTAGATGCCAACAACAAGAGGAGGTCCATTTCGCAGTTCAGTTAGTATATAGTTAGTAGATTTACACAATCTTAGCAGgatattttgagttttatgtGTGTACTATTTCACAATCAACTGAGATATCTTCGTATCGAATAGCAGTCTATTCATATGATATCTACCTCGTACCATACACAGATCCTTCGAATAAAAAGTGTGTGCATTATATTGGAGTATTTCGATGAGCTACTATTGGCTTTGTTTGACGGAGCTTCCGAGAGTTTTGCCGTTTCTTTCATATTCTCTAGTTTTGACAATTGTGCCagaatttgataatgtggtgttacggtaaacatttgctaataacggattaattaggcttaataaattcgtctcgtattTTACagacggaatatgtaatttgttttattattagtctacgtttaatattttaaatgtgtatctatatatccgatgtgacacgctaaaactttacacccaagaatctaaacaccccctccAAGTCTCAAACACATTAGAGATAAAATACACGGAGACAAGAGGACTGCtagcttttatttattttcccaATTCCTCTTTCTTGGTTGTTTGTGCAGGTCGGTGTAGCATCGGGGTGCAGTACATTGGATGTTTCCATGCAGCATCTCTtcattattataatatatacattcAAGTTTCAACACTCAGGAGGTACAGTTTCAGTGTAGGACACAGTTAATACTGTCTATATTACCTAGAAACTAATCTCTCCAGTTCTATAGCCCGTACATCTTATAGAAAAAGGAATTGATGAGGGATTTcttatgtaaaatcaaaggtgtttttgattattattttgtgatgaacaattgggcattggagattattggttttgttatttggaatttattcacgaagtggttttggagatgattggatttcacaggtgatcgcaggattcgtcattttatgtgaccggtcaaaCCGGGCTATGgcagaccggcgtgtattgcgcggtctgaccggccgacgctgtgtcggtttcggtttcgggttgtttgtttggatatccgagtttatttcatgattatgacttctagatggatactatacgtatgtaatactgttgtttgctattaatgagtcaagttgtgatagcttggtctcggaatatggtttctttgtttatttcatgtgtaggtgactcgatgcctcgggagagtatttgcggtgatggaccgggagtcggcttggggataagacgacgtccgtggtggtcagagatcatgcgggatacttaggctagagttgatgcacgtgattgatggagattccatatggcatacgatggaggtattatgtgcgtatggaatgcggagtcgaatttggaaggagtccaaatttggtacgattggttatgtaaagtttatttcttgtactaaagggtttcctaaggtgtttaggactcttagtatgagtttagttcgtggctttaggctgcctacctcatgtataaatagagggggagcgtgaggcttcccggtatcgctttagagagcaattgagttgagttttgagttagggtttcgagtttagtcgaaatttttgtaaggagtgctgttgatgcactttgtaaacacagagagaatcaacaaagtcgtcatctactttaagagttcttcgatttgtgtttcaccggatTTCGGTGGTCTAACCGTCGGCACACCAGCGGTCAGATCGGCGGCATCGcagtggtcagaccggcaggtacacggcggtcagaccggcatcaGCGACAGGCGTCAGGAGCAaatctcggcggtcagaccggagattcaacaccggtcagaccggcggctacgcttcggtcagaccggctaatctactccggtcagaccgatctccgtcgatttcgagggtaacttttatttccgctaaaagttttcagtttttgggtataataaccattcacccccctctggttggcttagttcttatgTTTTGATCCTACatcttacatattttttaactcCCGGTTTGCTCGAATATTTATGCGACCAACTTCATCTCCTCTAGATCTAGCGATACAGGGAGCGACCAACAAGTTAGGATTTACATTCCAGCTTTTATGGTAGGGATGGAAGGTGGGTGGGGACCCGGGGGGGGATTCATTGGACTTAGGCCCTGTTCAATCGAGCATTTTGCTTGGGCTAATCGGCAACACGTAAAACCAGGCAAGCTATTAACATATGTCTAATTgagtattattattaattattacaaactcgAAGACGGTtttatttgatatatatatatataaaggttGTGAGAAAAAACACATTactttaaaaaacatgctcacGGAGAACTAGAGAATTGCAAAAACCAAATGCCCTCTAGTAACCTTAGAGGGATGGGTGGTAGGCGGTGGATTGGTGGTGCGAGGTGGACATGGGTGGGAAGCGAGGTGTGGGTTGTGGCGTTAGAGCCGTAGGCATGGAGAAGGCCAGTGGGCTGGCGTTGGTGGCGGGGCAAAGCAGAATGAGTGGGTGGGGACACCACGTAGCTAATGacttgaggagaaggagaaataagagagggggagggtggGGGCGGGGTTACGCAAGCACCATTAACATCTTTCTGTCAGCCGACAAGACCGAGTGGTAGGGAAGGTGGCATGGGCACCAGGAGAGATACGGAATGTTGTGTTGGAGAGGACAGTGGTGGAAGAGGATAAGGTCAAAACCCTAAAACAACACTAATCTTAAAGTAATCTGGGTCATTCAAAGTGCATAATAGGAGGGATGATTCTCTTGCAAATATTACATGGATGGTCCTAACAGAAATAACATGGTCCAAAAATGGAAGACGTAATtgtggaaaaaaattaattctaatttttattgtattaaaatatgtaaaaataatttaaaaaaattgcaagtcTGCACCCCTAACATTCTCTAGGAGGGTGTCTCCCAAAGAGCATTTTTTATGAAGTGGCATACGGCCGCTGGCGCATGCTAACGGTCGCGTGGAGGACAGCCAACCATTTTGTAGGTAGCCTCCTTACCGTCCTCTCAAAGGATTGTAAGGGGGCGCCTGCAGTAGCTAAGTGAGTGTAACTTCACTGGTTAAATTTCTTGTGGTGAAACCAGCCCACTTGAGTTCAAATCCTAAATTTGACACGGATGTTCGCGTTTATGGCTAATTTTCTTTTAGTGGTAAACGACGTACTCCCTCAGTCCTAAAATACAACAATTTTTAGTCCTCAgagtttgtcccaaaatataacaacttctctactaacattctcttcccaaccaatcacaaccctccattcactttttccaccTGCCtacactactcatccaatcacaaccctccaccattcacctctacctactttcttaataaccgtgtcaaactttaaaacttcttatattctgggacggaggaagtacctgtCCACAGCGAGGTGCTCATGAGGGTAGGGTGAGTGTGTTCCCATACTGACTTCGTCACTCTCAATCTTTCGGAGGTGCTCATGAGGGTAGGGTGAGTGTACGCATGTTGTGAGCGTGCATttgtattgtatttttttaaaaaataatttgtttaaaattatttttaaatgttttaataAATAAAGTGAAAGCTTAAAAAATTTCCTTAATCGTGTGAGCCAGTTGGACCCAAAAAGGATTATACAACTTAGTTAGGGCGTATTTAAGTTGGGCCTGAAGCATATGTTCGGCCCTTCTTAATTGATCCGGACAAGAGTGCAGGAGCTGCCGTGCCCGTGCGGTCCATTGTTTCGTGGGCTGGGCATGCATTATTGCGACATCGGATACACCGCCAATGTACACAGGGTCGTATAAATGGCTCCCTGCATGACAATCCAATCGTTTTCATCACGGATCAGGCTCCTCTACTTCAAAGAGTGTGTTTGTCATTTACATATGGGTCCAACGAACCGTGGACCTATCTGTCAGTGACAAAATCACGGTGTCTTCTAAGACGTACGATCTCAATCCTTCTATCACTCCGAtatatcctatacacataaatAAACCAGTGCACATATCATATACATCAACTAACAAATATtactaaaagttttaaaaaatatatatgtacttttAATAATATTGAATCAATGTGTAAAGTATTATCATCAAATTCATCAcacatcaaaagaaaaaaaagacaaaattataGTCTTAAAATTATCAGATTTTACCCTTTTTTATTATCGCTAAAATATAGTGAATTTGATGTTAATTTTACACGTAAGTGTAATAATATTAAagttatatgattttttttctatatttttcgaTGATATTTGTTACTAGTTGATGTGCACACGAAACTTTTGTGCATaagatatgttttttctttattatcACTCCTCAATGGTTGAACAATAAACTATTCTAACATGGAAAATAACATGAAATAATACTTATAGCCATATAAATATACAAAattacatgtaaaaaaaattcagacttagataaaaataaaataaatccacATATAGCAATAAAATTACAGTTCAAATGATCTAAAAGTCCAAATTATATAGCATTGCAAATTTAGACTTAGCCACATGCAGTTACATATGACTGAATCTACAATTTTTTCGACGCCTGAAATCTAGAAAATTTCATTACCGCAAACTAGTCCTAATTGATAGAAAATGTTTAATTTGACCCTAGAATTTGTGAAATTATTATGTATAAATGATTCCACTCTACGATTTTTTTCCCAATTTATATAGCTTTGAACTCTTGGTTATTAGAACTCAGCCCTTATAATCTAGTATCTGATAGAttagatggtttttttttaaaaaaaaatcataacagCTTAATAATCATTAAGTTCGCTgctctcttttttccccttttcgtCTCCTATTATTACCGTTCTTCCTTTTAGTCACTTTCCAAATTGTAAGAACCCTTCCTTAATACCTAAAAATCTTATTTTAGTATGAGATTCTTGATCCCGAGAAGAACGCATCATCCGCCTAATAACCATGAACTCGGAGGGAGGGATTGGCGCTGGCATAACCAATCGCCCGTCGCAGCAATGCTCGGCCCCCGCGGCGGAGGACGGGGACGACTACGAGAGGCCATGCCCATGGATCcccgggaagaagaagaagaagaagaagatcacgTGCCTCGCCATTTGCCTCATCGCGTCGCCGATCTTGATCCTCCTGGTTAGCCGGCGAGGCTCGCCGTTCCCGTCCATGTCCGGCtgggcgtcgccgtcgaggaTGTACGCATCGAAAGGTAAATTTACCCTTGTGATCAATGTCACAAttccattttcaatttttagggGAGAAGACGAACCGGTAATTTTTTTCTGCCTCGGCCATTGCAGGGTCCAAGAGAGACGTGCTCATGGGCGGCCTGCTCGTCCCGGGACTCGACGAGCGGACGTGCGCCAGCCGGTACAGCTCGGCGATGTACCGCAAGAACACGGCGCGATCACCGTGCCGGCACCTCGTCAAGCGGCTGCGGGAGCAGGAGGCGCTGCAGCGGCGGTGCGGCCCGGGCACGGCGGCGTACTGGAgggcggcggagcggctggGCTCCCGGCGGAACGGcacggccggcgccgacgacgaaggGTGCAAGTACCTCGTGCTTGTGCCGTACAGGGGCCTAGGGAACAGGATGCTGGCCATGGCGTCGGCGTTCCTCTACGCCATGCTCACCGGCCGCGCGCTGCTCGTCGACAGGGGGGAGTCGCTGGCCGACCTGTTCTGCGAGCCGTTCCCGGGCACGTCGTGGCTGCTGCCGCCGGAGTTCCCGATCAAGAACCTCCAGGACTTGACCGGCGAGGCGCCGGAGAGCTACAGGAACCTGGTGCAGAGCGACCGGCCGGCCACGTCGGTGTCGGAGCTCCCCTACGTCTTCGTCGACCTCGACCATGGCTGCACCTACCACGACAAGCTCTTCTACTGCGACGACGAACGCCATTTCCTCCACCGGGCGCCATGGCTGCTGATGAGGACCGACGGCTACTTCCCGCCGGCGCTGTTCCTCAACCCGGCGTACCAAG from Oryza glaberrima chromosome 6, OglaRS2, whole genome shotgun sequence includes these protein-coding regions:
- the LOC127777523 gene encoding fucosyltransferase 2-like, whose product is MRRHEATIGGDGAAAPWKEQQLASHRWPEAQEGAPAFPPSTMRRLVYSAANAALVVFIMTVPPMVVLYGARSSSPAVWISSANVGGRGSSSDESILLLHRPAAAHDKLLGGLLADGFDEGSCHSRYQSAMYRRNNAGKEPSPHLVSRLRRHEELQRRCGPGTAAYSNAVESLRSGKSGGIGSPPQTECRYLVSISYRGLGNRMLAAASAFLYAMLTDRVLLVDPSNEMGELFCEPFPGTTWLLPPGFPLTNFTSFSVDTAESYGNMLKNKVITTDAAAGDVPTPHQQLPAFAYIHLDHDYTFHDKFFFCDDDQSVLRNVPWLVMRTDSYIVPGLFLVTGFQAELDSLFPETDAVFHHLARYLFHPNNHIWGLVTRYYDAYLATARQRVGVQVRVFGARQESPKVLEQITACAHMENLLPDVITTGEPAATTRRRLKPKAVLVTSLTSWYYEKLKGMYWERATATGEAVGVHQPSHEEYQRFGSGSHDAKACAEIYLLSLSDALVTSGWSTFGYVAQGLAGLTPRVMYKPANESSAVPDPPCRRDVSMEPCFLTPPYNNCRMKRSAHSGKVVAHVKNCHDVPWGLKLVRRVE
- the LOC127775683 gene encoding galactoside 2-alpha-L-fucosyltransferase-like, whose protein sequence is MNSEGGIGAGITNRPSQQCSAPAAEDGDDYERPCPWIPGKKKKKKKITCLAICLIASPILILLVSRRGSPFPSMSGWASPSRMYASKGSKRDVLMGGLLVPGLDERTCASRYSSAMYRKNTARSPCRHLVKRLREQEALQRRCGPGTAAYWRAAERLGSRRNGTAGADDEGCKYLVLVPYRGLGNRMLAMASAFLYAMLTGRALLVDRGESLADLFCEPFPGTSWLLPPEFPIKNLQDLTGEAPESYRNLVQSDRPATSVSELPYVFVDLDHGCTYHDKLFYCDDERHFLHRAPWLLMRTDGYFPPALFLNPAYQDELDRLFPRKDSVFYLLAHYLLHPTNKVWGLITRFYDSYLRDSDERLGIQVRVFDGDTPFKHILDQITACTSQERLLPEVVEQEPSSFPAPVAAATAARSKAVLMTGLNSWYYDNIRSRYWQSPTATGEVVRVHQPSHEEHQLSGSTTHDMKAMAEMYLLSMTDAIVTSGWSTFGYVGHGLGGLSPWVMFKPENLTTPDPPCRRAVSMEPCLHGPPFYDCRVKRGADTGKLVPHVRHCEDMSWGLKLVHPE